A stretch of the Glycine soja cultivar W05 chromosome 13, ASM419377v2, whole genome shotgun sequence genome encodes the following:
- the LOC114381085 gene encoding TPR repeat-containing thioredoxin TTL1-like isoform X1, which translates to MEMKAKNNNNKNKVGSELGCGLMGRILHLKSHKMRKASVHSLPLKNAHSDDDDVKTEESKVARKSFTHTEPPHKLSGAEQKPARMSVSIIHHQQQQPCTNRNNQHLRHSDVAARSSTSSFTSTSISSHTKFQQNQDKDHERKPRGDPTGNSLALARISTSKENNENKKSQLKLTGNLLVNNTPRRKSVEYMPKSAELNSVRSSYTNASKVLMGNIMRRNSNEVAQFLSPRLKKMDPEVLKSMGNEAYKQGRFEEALALYDQAIALDSNKAVYHCNKSAALIGLGRLQEAIVESEESIKLDPSYVRAYNRLATIYVRLGEAEKALDCNQSIPYVDSILAFQAQALQNHLNKCIEARKVNAWSDILKETQFAISLGADSAPQVYALQTEALLKLLRYQEAYVIYDKMPKFSIDWCTKMFGPARSAYLLVIGSMVYLASGRFEEAVASTQQAAKVDPGNREVNAMVRKARAATSARMSGNLLFKASKFTEASGAYNEGLEHDPHNSVLLCNRAACRSKLGQNEKAIEDCNAALMVQPGYSKARLRRADCNAKLERWEAAIQDYEMLLRERPGDEEVARALFEAQLQLKVLHGEDIKDLKFGSNLVSISSNDRFRHYVTSPGMAVVLFSNKTTHKKVLLVLEQISKRFPSVNFLKVEIEDHPYLAKSEGVSSIPAFKIYKNGSRVKEISGNNHELLERSVKLYSS; encoded by the exons ATGGAAATGAAGGcaaagaacaacaacaacaagaacaaggtTGGGAGTGAATTGGGTTGTGGTCTCATGGGGAGAATTCTCCACCTCAAAAGCCACAAGATGAGAAAAGCATCTGTTCACTCCCTACCCTTGAAGAATGCACacagtgatgatgatgatgtcaaAACTGAAGAATCAAAGGTTGCAAGAAAAAGCTTCACTCACACAGAGCCACCACACAAACTGAGTGGTGCAGAGCAGAAACCTGCCAGAATGAGTGTCTCTATTATTcaccaccaacaacaacaaccttgtACAAATCGAAACAACCAACATCTGAGGCATTCAGATGTTGCTGCAAGAAGCTCAACATCATCGTTCACTAGTACTTCAATTTCATCTCACACTAAGTTTCAACAAAACCAGGACAAGGATCATGAGAGGAAGCCACGTGGAGACCCCACTGGAAATTCTCTTGCACTTGCTAGGATAAGCACTAGCAAAGAGAACAATGAGAACAAGAAGTCTCAATTGAAACTCACCGGGAATTTGCTTGTGAATAACACACCAAGAAGGAAGAGTGTGGAATACATGCCCAAGAGTGCAGAGCTGAACTCTGTTCGCAGTTCTTACACCAATGCAAGCAAAGTCTTGATGGGGAACATCATGAGGAGGAACAGCAACGAGGTTGCACAGTTTTTGAGTCCAAGGCTGAAAAAAATGGACCCTGAGGTGTTGAAATCCATGGGAAATGAAGCATACAAGCAGGGAAGATTTGAAGAGGCCTTGGCTTTGTATGATCAAGCAATTGCACTCGATTCGAATAAGGCGGTATATCATTGCAACAAGAGTGCAGCTTTAATTGGCTTAGGAAGGCTTCAGGAAGCAATTGTTGAGTCTGAGGAATCTATCAAGCTGGACCCTTCTTATGTCAGAGCCTACAATCGTTTGGCCACAATATATGTCAG GTTGGGAGAAGCAGAAAAAGCACTAGATTGCAATCAGTCAATCCCATATGTTGATTCAATACTTGCTTTCCAAGCTCAGGCTCTTCAAAATCACCTTAACAAATGCATAGAAGCACGGAAAGTCAATGCGTGGAGTGATATACTAAAGGAAACACAGTTTGCAATATCCTTAGGTGCTGATTCAGCTCCACAG GTCTATGCTTTACAAACTGAAGCCTTGCTGAAGCTCTTAAGATATCAAGAGGCCTATGTCATCTACGATAAAATGccaaaattttcaattgattGGTGTACCAAGATGTTTGGCCCAGCTCGCAGCGCTTACCTGTTGGTGATAGGCTCAATGGTTTACTTGGCATCTGGCAG GTTTGAGGAAGCTGTGGCATCAACTCAGCAAGCAGCTAAAGTTGATCCAGGCAATAGAGAGGTGAATGCAATGGTAAGGAAGGCCAGAGCTGCAACATCAGCTAGAATGAGCGGAAACTTGCTCTTCAAGGCATCGAAATTCACCGAAGCATCTGGCGCGTACAACGAAGGACTAGAGCATGATCCACACAACTCAGTTCTACTATGCAACAGAGCTGCATGTCGTTCCAAACTTGGTCAAAATGAGAAAGCAATTGAAGATTGTAACGCGGCACTTATGGTTCAGCCAGGTTATAGCAAAGCAAGGCTAAGGAGGGCAGATTGCAACGCCAAG TTGGAAAGGTGGGAAGCTGCTATTCAAGACTACGAAATGCTATTAAGGGAAAGGCCAGGGGATGAGGAAGTGGCAAGGGCTTTGTTCGAAGCTCAGCTCCAACTCAAGGTGCTTCATGGTGAAGATATTAAGGACTTGAAATTTGGTTCAAACTTGGTTTCCATCTCAAGTAATGATCGGTTCAGACATTATGTAACCTCACCTG GTATGGCTGTGGTGCTCTTTAGCAACAAGACAACCCACAAGAAAGTGTTGCTAGTGTTGGAGCAAATCAGCAAGAGATTCCCATCAGTTAATTTCCTCAAG GTGGAAATCGAAGACCACCCCTACTTAGCAAAGTCAGAAGGTGTGAGCTCTATCCCAGCCTTCAAAATATACAAGAACGGATCAAGGGTTAAAGAAATCTCAGGCAACAACCACGAGTTGTTAGAAAGATCAGTTAAATTGTATAGCAGCTGA
- the LOC114381085 gene encoding TPR repeat-containing thioredoxin TTL1-like isoform X2 — protein sequence MEMKAKNNNNKNKVGSELGCGLMGRILHLKSHKMRKASVHSLPLKNAHSDDDDVKTEESKVARKSFTHTEPPHKLSGAEQKPARMSVSIIHHQQQQPCTNRNNQHLRHSDVAARSSTSSFTSTSISSHTKFQQNQDKDHERKPRGDPTGNSLALARISTSKENNENKKSQLKLTGNLLVNNTPRRKSVEYMPKSAELNSVRSSYTNASKVLMGNIMRRNSNEVAQFLSPRLKKMDPEVLKSMGNEAYKQGRFEEALALYDQAIALDSNKAVYHCNKSAALIGLGRLQEAIVESEESIKLDPSYVRAYNRLATIYVRLGEAEKALDCNQSIPYVDSILAFQAQALQNHLNKCIEARKVNAWSDILKETQFAISLGADSAPQVYALQTEALLKLLRYQEAYVIYDKMPKFSIDWCTKMFGPARSAYLLVIGSMVYLASGRFEEAVASTQQAAKVDPGNREVNAMVRKARAATSARMSGNLLFKASKFTEASGAYNEGLEHDPHNSVLLCNRAACRSKLGQNEKAIEDCNAALMVQPGYSKARLRRADCNAKLERWEAAIQDYEMLLRERPGDEEVARALFEAQLQLKVLHGEDIKDLKFGSNLVSISSNDRFRHYVTSPGMAVVLFSNKTTHKKVLLVLEQISKRFPSVNFLKVSNRGQMQLMRFQLRP from the exons ATGGAAATGAAGGcaaagaacaacaacaacaagaacaaggtTGGGAGTGAATTGGGTTGTGGTCTCATGGGGAGAATTCTCCACCTCAAAAGCCACAAGATGAGAAAAGCATCTGTTCACTCCCTACCCTTGAAGAATGCACacagtgatgatgatgatgtcaaAACTGAAGAATCAAAGGTTGCAAGAAAAAGCTTCACTCACACAGAGCCACCACACAAACTGAGTGGTGCAGAGCAGAAACCTGCCAGAATGAGTGTCTCTATTATTcaccaccaacaacaacaaccttgtACAAATCGAAACAACCAACATCTGAGGCATTCAGATGTTGCTGCAAGAAGCTCAACATCATCGTTCACTAGTACTTCAATTTCATCTCACACTAAGTTTCAACAAAACCAGGACAAGGATCATGAGAGGAAGCCACGTGGAGACCCCACTGGAAATTCTCTTGCACTTGCTAGGATAAGCACTAGCAAAGAGAACAATGAGAACAAGAAGTCTCAATTGAAACTCACCGGGAATTTGCTTGTGAATAACACACCAAGAAGGAAGAGTGTGGAATACATGCCCAAGAGTGCAGAGCTGAACTCTGTTCGCAGTTCTTACACCAATGCAAGCAAAGTCTTGATGGGGAACATCATGAGGAGGAACAGCAACGAGGTTGCACAGTTTTTGAGTCCAAGGCTGAAAAAAATGGACCCTGAGGTGTTGAAATCCATGGGAAATGAAGCATACAAGCAGGGAAGATTTGAAGAGGCCTTGGCTTTGTATGATCAAGCAATTGCACTCGATTCGAATAAGGCGGTATATCATTGCAACAAGAGTGCAGCTTTAATTGGCTTAGGAAGGCTTCAGGAAGCAATTGTTGAGTCTGAGGAATCTATCAAGCTGGACCCTTCTTATGTCAGAGCCTACAATCGTTTGGCCACAATATATGTCAG GTTGGGAGAAGCAGAAAAAGCACTAGATTGCAATCAGTCAATCCCATATGTTGATTCAATACTTGCTTTCCAAGCTCAGGCTCTTCAAAATCACCTTAACAAATGCATAGAAGCACGGAAAGTCAATGCGTGGAGTGATATACTAAAGGAAACACAGTTTGCAATATCCTTAGGTGCTGATTCAGCTCCACAG GTCTATGCTTTACAAACTGAAGCCTTGCTGAAGCTCTTAAGATATCAAGAGGCCTATGTCATCTACGATAAAATGccaaaattttcaattgattGGTGTACCAAGATGTTTGGCCCAGCTCGCAGCGCTTACCTGTTGGTGATAGGCTCAATGGTTTACTTGGCATCTGGCAG GTTTGAGGAAGCTGTGGCATCAACTCAGCAAGCAGCTAAAGTTGATCCAGGCAATAGAGAGGTGAATGCAATGGTAAGGAAGGCCAGAGCTGCAACATCAGCTAGAATGAGCGGAAACTTGCTCTTCAAGGCATCGAAATTCACCGAAGCATCTGGCGCGTACAACGAAGGACTAGAGCATGATCCACACAACTCAGTTCTACTATGCAACAGAGCTGCATGTCGTTCCAAACTTGGTCAAAATGAGAAAGCAATTGAAGATTGTAACGCGGCACTTATGGTTCAGCCAGGTTATAGCAAAGCAAGGCTAAGGAGGGCAGATTGCAACGCCAAG TTGGAAAGGTGGGAAGCTGCTATTCAAGACTACGAAATGCTATTAAGGGAAAGGCCAGGGGATGAGGAAGTGGCAAGGGCTTTGTTCGAAGCTCAGCTCCAACTCAAGGTGCTTCATGGTGAAGATATTAAGGACTTGAAATTTGGTTCAAACTTGGTTTCCATCTCAAGTAATGATCGGTTCAGACATTATGTAACCTCACCTG GTATGGCTGTGGTGCTCTTTAGCAACAAGACAACCCACAAGAAAGTGTTGCTAGTGTTGGAGCAAATCAGCAAGAGATTCCCATCAGTTAATTTCCTCAAG GTTTCAAATCGCGGACAAATGCAGCTGATGCGGTTTCAATTACGACCGTAA